One genomic segment of Hevea brasiliensis isolate MT/VB/25A 57/8 chromosome 3, ASM3005281v1, whole genome shotgun sequence includes these proteins:
- the LOC131178504 gene encoding (S)-hydroxynitrile lyase-like, protein MAISHFVLIHTVCHGAWTWYKLTPVLEAAGHKVTALDLAASGIDPRQIEQIGSFDEYSEPLLTFMASLPEGEKVILVGESCGGINVAIAADKYPEKIAAVVFVNAVMPDTDHSPSYALDKHMMAIPKKDTVPFTYVNKAETITGWKMGFKFLSENVFTACTHEDCKLATMLLRKGSLFQSILAKREKFTKEGYGSIKRIYVYTDSDEIFKPYFHSWQIENYKPDKVYKIEGGDQKLMLSKTNELAQILNEVADT, encoded by the exons ATGGCAATCTCTCATTTTGTTCTTATTCATACCGTATGCCATGGTGCATGGACTTGGTATAAGCTCACACCTGTCCTTGAGGCAGCTGGCCACAAGGTCACTGCATTGGACCTTGCAGCCAGTGGTATTGACCCAAGGCAAATTGAGCAGATTGGATCCTTTGATGAGTACTCTGAACCCTTATTGACGTTCATGGCATCACTCCCAGAAGGAGAAAAGGTGATATTGGTAGGAGAGAGCTGTGGAGGCATTAATGTTGCTATTGCTGCTGATAAATACCCAGAAAAGATTGCAGCTGTTGTTTTCGTCAATGCAGTAATGCCGGACACTGATCACAGCCCATCTTATGCTTTGGATAAG CATATGATGGCCATTCCCAAAAAGGACACCGTACCTTTTACGTACGTTAACAAGGCCGAGACTATAACTGGATGGAAAATGGGCTTcaagtttttaagtgagaatgTATTTACGGCTTGCACTCACGAG GATTGTAAGCTGGCAACGATGTTGCTAAGGAAGGGATCATTATTTCAAAGTATTTTAGCTAAACGGGAAAAATTCACTAAGGAGGGATACGGATCGATTAAGAGAATTTATGTGTATACCGACTCAGACGAAATATTTAAACCATACTTTCACAGTTGGCAGATAGAAAACTACAAACCAGACAAGGTTTATAAGATCGAAGGTGGAGATCAAAAGTTGATGCTTTCAAAGACTAATGAGCTAGCTCAGATTCTCAATGAGGTGGCTGATACATAA
- the LOC131178660 gene encoding (S)-hydroxynitrile lyase-like, protein MAISHFVLIHTVCHGAWTWYKLTPVLEAAGHKVTALDLAASGIDPRQIEQIGSFDEYSEPLLTFMASLPEGEKVILVGESCGGINVAIAADKYPEKIAAVVFVNAVMPDTDHSPSYALDKHMMAIPKKDTVPFTYVNKAETITGWKMGFMFLSENVFTACTPEDCKLATMLLRKGSLFQSILAKREKFTKEGYGSIKRIYVYTDSDEIFKPYFHSWQIENYKPDKVYKIEGGDQKLMLSKTNELAQILNEVADT, encoded by the exons ATGGCAATCTCTCATTTTGTTCTTATTCATACCGTATGCCATGGTGCATGGACTTGGTATAAGCTCACACCTGTCCTTGAGGCAGCTGGCCACAAGGTCACTGCATTGGACCTTGCAGCCAGTGGTATTGACCCAAGGCAAATTGAGCAGATTGGATCCTTTGATGAGTACTCTGAACCCTTATTGACGTTCATGGCATCACTCCCAGAAGGAGAAAAGGTGATATTGGTAGGAGAGAGCTGTGGAGGCATTAATGTTGCTATTGCTGCTGATAAATACCCAGAAAAGATTGCAGCTGTTGTTTTCGTCAATGCAGTAATGCCGGACACTGATCACAGCCCATCTTATGCTTTGGATAAG CATATGATGGCCATTCCCAAAAAGGACACCGTACCTTTTACGTACGTTAACAAGGCGGAGACTATAACTGGATGGAAAATGGGCTTCATGTTTTTGAGTGAGAATGTATTTACGGCATGCACTCCCGAG GATTGTAAGCTGGCAACGATGTTGCTAAGGAAGGGATCATTATTTCAAAGTATTTTAGCTAAACGGGAAAAATTCACTAAGGAGGGATACGGATCGATTAAGAGAATTTATGTGTATACCGACTCAGACGAAATATTTAAACCATACTTTCACAGTTGGCAGATAGAAAACTACAAACCAGACAAGGTTTATAAGATCGAAGGTGGAGATCAAAAGTTGATGCTTTCAAAGACTAATGAGCTAGCTCAGATTCTCAATGAGGTGGCTGATACATAA